A genome region from Alphaproteobacteria bacterium includes the following:
- a CDS encoding PilT/PilU family type 4a pilus ATPase codes for MIQKQATDLYITVGVPPMLRINGELNPLGEQVLQEDDVQAMLNEVLTSRQRREFDSNMELNLAFDMGKEGRFRVNVLRQRQHTAMVIRRITSTIPSFEQLRLPKILEGLATEKRGLIMVSGVTASGKSTSLASMIDFRNRTYGGHIVTIEDPIEYYHEHKKGVVTQREIGIDTNSYQVALKNALRQKPDVILVGEVRDPEVMEQTITAAETGHLCFATIHTNNAAQAIERMINFFPEDRQQQMRIALSLNLRAIIAQRLVRAVDGSMVVALEILLNEALIKELILKGDTVKVKEVMANNNPAGMVTFDQSIFKLYSEGLISEMTAIAEADIPADMKIRVQNAKIGGKGSGMSNIDTSKLSL; via the coding sequence ATGATACAGAAGCAGGCGACCGACCTTTATATCACGGTCGGCGTGCCGCCGATGCTGCGCATCAACGGCGAGCTCAACCCGCTGGGCGAACAGGTGCTGCAGGAAGACGACGTCCAGGCGATGCTGAACGAGGTGCTGACCTCGCGCCAGCGGCGCGAATTCGATTCGAACATGGAACTCAACCTTGCCTTCGACATGGGCAAGGAAGGCCGTTTCCGCGTGAACGTCCTGCGCCAGCGCCAGCATACCGCGATGGTCATCCGGCGCATCACAAGCACGATCCCGTCGTTCGAGCAGCTGCGCCTGCCGAAAATCCTTGAAGGCCTCGCGACCGAAAAGCGCGGGCTTATCATGGTGTCCGGCGTGACGGCATCGGGTAAATCGACCTCGCTTGCGTCGATGATCGATTTTCGCAACCGCACCTATGGCGGCCATATCGTCACCATCGAAGACCCGATCGAATATTACCACGAACATAAAAAAGGCGTCGTCACACAGCGCGAGATCGGCATCGATACGAATTCGTATCAAGTCGCGCTGAAAAACGCGCTGCGCCAGAAACCCGACGTTATCCTGGTGGGCGAGGTGCGTGACCCCGAGGTGATGGAGCAGACGATCACGGCGGCCGAAACGGGCCACCTGTGCTTTGCGACGATTCACACGAACAACGCGGCGCAGGCGATCGAACGCATGATCAACTTCTTCCCCGAAGACCGCCAGCAGCAGATGCGCATCGCGCTCAGCCTGAACCTGCGCGCGATCATCGCCCAGCGCCTGGTGCGCGCGGTTGACGGCAGCATGGTCGTCGCGCTGGAAATTCTCCTGAACGAAGCGCTGATCAAGGAATTGATCCTGAAGGGCGACACCGTGAAGGTGAAAGAGGTTATGGCTAATAACAACCCAGCCGGCATGGTCACCTTCGACCAGTCGATCTTCAAGCTTTACAGCGAAGGCCTGATTAGCGAGATGACGGCAATCGCCGAGGCGGATATTCCCGCAGATATGAAAATTCGCGTCCAGAACGCAAAAATCGGCGGCAAGGGTTCGGGCATGTCGAACATTGACACCTCAAAACTCTCCCTGTAA
- a CDS encoding prepilin-type N-terminal cleavage/methylation domain-containing protein: MKCNQSQKGFTLVELAIVMTIIGLLIGGILKGQELMENARTTATVAQVKSYEAATTSFRDSYNGMPGDLRLAQNRVPNCTANCNPVAATAGNSIIGAPGWGAGGFLSQSPAGGMAKPPTVVGEETNLYWQHLLLSDLISGVTDSAIAAVPAGAIAPAWGETHPSARLGGGFIVGYNDGTSGPGMPAGTIGPAGTVLALVTAPAAQIVGAIAGTGPLSPSRAAQIDRKLDDGKPTKGFVQAYGPSGVGAPATDVCHDTATDNYYEANTRKSCGLIFRIQG; the protein is encoded by the coding sequence ATGAAATGTAATCAATCACAAAAAGGCTTCACGCTCGTCGAATTGGCGATCGTGATGACCATCATCGGCCTGCTGATCGGCGGGATCCTGAAAGGGCAGGAACTGATGGAAAACGCCCGTACGACCGCAACGGTCGCGCAGGTGAAGTCCTATGAAGCGGCGACCACCTCTTTCCGCGACAGCTATAACGGTATGCCGGGCGACCTCCGCCTTGCGCAGAACCGCGTGCCGAACTGCACCGCGAACTGCAACCCTGTTGCAGCGACGGCCGGTAACTCGATCATCGGCGCACCCGGTTGGGGCGCGGGCGGGTTCTTGTCGCAGTCTCCCGCAGGCGGTATGGCGAAACCCCCGACAGTTGTCGGCGAAGAAACCAACCTGTACTGGCAGCACCTGCTGCTGTCCGACCTGATCTCGGGCGTGACGGATTCGGCGATTGCCGCGGTTCCGGCTGGTGCGATTGCGCCGGCATGGGGTGAAACCCATCCTTCCGCGCGTCTCGGCGGCGGCTTTATCGTCGGCTACAACGACGGTACGTCAGGTCCCGGTATGCCTGCCGGCACGATCGGCCCGGCCGGTACGGTTCTGGCTCTCGTGACCGCGCCTGCAGCGCAGATCGTCGGCGCGATCGCCGGTACAGGTCCGCTGTCGCCCTCGCGTGCGGCACAGATCGACCGCAAGCTGGATGACGGCAAGCCCACCAAAGGCTTCGTGCAGGCTTACGGCCCCTCGGGCGTCGGCGCTCCTGCAACGGACGTCTGCCATGACACCGCAACCGACAACTACTACGAAGCGAACACCCGCAAATCCTGCGGCCTGATCTTCCGTATCCAAGGCTAA
- a CDS encoding helix-turn-helix domain-containing protein: protein MHFDYDVTFSLFEWIALTGLAQCLFILVYVVFRVRDLRQGSIAIAYFLSLACAFGLRFALRLEDYEAPIRLALWSAGAIGVPLCYLLVLQVSRLHAFRGGRHFLWLLSVPATLAAAVVMVRVQAPPCSLSFFAFCPKFFEGLYWLWSMVGALCMLALFAQRDVFRRLGSDRGAKERYWLVITLIAANVLRIIVNLLLSTGNISLHDADGLQSVLGIAFAYLVTTTLFRVYPLPVALHTGARAVQLSEDEKQIADKVRSLMEVEKLYQEPTFSRADLAREVGTSENTLSRVINSAFGKSFPRLLNEFRVEDAKGMLRDPAIPIQVLAFEAGFNSLASFNRVFREITGETPSHFRARAALPGQVKSGDTLQ from the coding sequence ATGCATTTCGATTACGACGTTACGTTCAGCCTGTTCGAATGGATCGCGCTGACCGGCCTTGCGCAATGCCTTTTTATTCTTGTCTATGTCGTTTTCCGCGTGCGCGACCTGCGGCAGGGCTCGATCGCGATCGCTTATTTCCTGTCGCTCGCCTGCGCTTTCGGGCTCCGCTTTGCGCTGCGGCTGGAGGATTACGAGGCACCGATCCGCCTTGCGCTGTGGTCTGCGGGCGCCATCGGCGTGCCGCTGTGTTATCTGCTGGTGCTGCAGGTGTCGCGGCTGCATGCTTTTCGCGGCGGCAGGCATTTTCTGTGGCTGCTCAGCGTGCCGGCGACGCTGGCGGCGGCCGTCGTCATGGTCCGCGTGCAGGCGCCGCCCTGCTCCCTTTCATTCTTCGCGTTCTGCCCGAAATTTTTCGAAGGGCTTTACTGGCTGTGGTCGATGGTGGGGGCGCTTTGCATGCTGGCGCTTTTCGCGCAGCGCGATGTTTTCCGGCGGCTTGGCAGCGACCGCGGCGCGAAAGAACGCTACTGGCTGGTCATTACGCTGATTGCGGCGAACGTGCTGCGCATTATCGTGAACCTGCTGCTCTCGACCGGCAATATCAGCCTGCATGACGCCGATGGCCTGCAATCGGTGCTGGGGATCGCTTTCGCCTATCTCGTCACCACGACGCTGTTCCGCGTCTATCCGCTGCCTGTCGCGCTGCATACCGGCGCGCGCGCCGTGCAGCTGAGCGAGGACGAAAAACAAATCGCCGACAAGGTGCGCAGCCTGATGGAAGTCGAGAAGCTGTATCAGGAGCCGACATTCAGCCGCGCCGACCTTGCGCGCGAAGTGGGCACGTCGGAAAACACCCTGTCCCGCGTCATCAACAGCGCCTTCGGCAAAAGCTTCCCGCGCCTTTTGAACGAATTCAGGGTCGAGGATGCCAAAGGCATGCTGCGCGACCCGGCGATCCCGATTCAGGTGCTGGCTTTCGAAGCGGGCTTCAATTCCCTGGCTTCCTTCAACCGCGTGTTCCGCGAAATTACCGGCGAAACGCCGTCCCATTTCCGCGCGCGCGCTGCTTTACCGGGTCAGGTAAAATCGGGCGATACGCTGCAATAA